Sequence from the Gloeocapsopsis dulcis genome:
CTTTATCACACTCCACGACAGCAAATCAAAACACTTCTAGCACGGTTTGTGGATGTTTACGAGCTTACGCAAACAGTTGCTTTACCTGTAGAAAACTATACTTTAAAGGCGATCGCGCGTTGGCTGGGGTTTGAGTGGCGCGATCCACACGCGAACGGTTCGCATTGTATTTATTGGTACGATCAGTGGTTAGCTAGCGGCGATCGCACGTTACTTGATGCAATTGTCCGTTATAACGAAGATGATTGTTATGCTACACGTTATGTCAAAGATTGGTTGGTAGATTTTATCGCTAGTTCATCCTCTACCGATCTCCAAGCTAATTGTTCGCAATAATTTTATGTCATTGAGCCGCAAACTATTACAGCCAATTACATTGGCTTTCTTTTGTTTATTATTTAGTGTTCTTTTTATTACACGCCAGCCTGTCCCCGCAGTACCAGTCACTGCAGTTAATTTTCTGGGAGAAGCAACAATACCTACAGGATTTTCTTTTCAAGGTACAGAACTCGGTGGTTTATCAGGAATTACTTATGATTCTACCAAGGATGTCTATTACGCAGTGTCTGACGATCGCAGCGAAAGAGTACCAGCGCGATTTTATACCTTAAAAATCAATTTAGAGCAAGGATTACAGCAAGGTGGCGTGACTCCTTTAGACGTTACAACCTTACTAAATACCGAGAATCAACCCTTTGCAAAATACAGTATTGATGCCGAGGGAATTGCGGTAACTAATCGCGAAACCGTATTTATTTCTTCCGAAGGTGATGCCCAAAGATTAATCAATCCGTTTATTAAAGAATTCTCATTGACAAGTGGGAAAGAGTTGCGATCGCTACCCATACCCGAAAGATTTTTACCCACTGCAAGTCGTGATCGCGGTATTCGCAATAATAATGCGTTTGAAAGTTTAACGGTGACGCCTAATCAGCAATATCTATTTAGTGCAACCGAAAATGCTCTGCTGCAAGATGAACCGATTGGTCAGCCTGATACCAGTTCGCCTTGCCGAATTTTACAATATGACTTGCGTTC
This genomic interval carries:
- a CDS encoding esterase-like activity of phytase family protein; the encoded protein is MSLSRKLLQPITLAFFCLLFSVLFITRQPVPAVPVTAVNFLGEATIPTGFSFQGTELGGLSGITYDSTKDVYYAVSDDRSERVPARFYTLKINLEQGLQQGGVTPLDVTTLLNTENQPFAKYSIDAEGIAVTNRETVFISSEGDAQRLINPFIKEFSLTSGKELRSLPIPERFLPTASRDRGIRNNNAFESLTVTPNQQYLFSATENALLQDEPIGQPDTSSPCRILQYDLRSGKRSHEYVYITETVPTQINLPKFMRVGLVDLLAVDNNGNFISLERAFTGLGYSIRLYAVSLAQADDISNIDSLRQADLSSIKPAKKRLLLDLKTLKNIALDNIEGLTLGPESTEGRTLLLVSDNNFQPAQRTQFLAFDIKN